A DNA window from Plasmodium brasilianum strain Bolivian I chromosome 12, whole genome shotgun sequence contains the following coding sequences:
- a CDS encoding tubulin epsilon chain, translating into MVREIIFLHVGQCGNQLGHEFWSVAIKEHLNKKINEKRELVGKHSFMNDSASSFFENVYKNFNLNQKESLKARAILIDTETGVANEIMKSSISPYFDENNIFTQHSGAGNNWSQGYMYYGKMYETLIDNIIRKNVEKCDSLQSFYITSSLGGGTGSGLGSYILEMLSDNYKQIKFSNCVFPSACDDVITSPYNSFFALTKIHEFSNCVLPVSNDALLDILNSKKLKEKKNDKNDYSKMNNIVANVILNLTSSMRFEGSLNVDINEICTNLIPYPFFNFMLSSLSPCVETENIRTFDHLFKNVLNRNNQMLIANPKDGLSLSMAFLVRGNINISDVTKNVLLIKNNLNILRYNKDATKIGLCNVSPLNQPYSLLCLINSCEIRNSFLQILERFNKLFKRKAHLHHYLEYLTMDDILEFKEKIQNLIFEYSYIQKNSFCSPKFLNRNTINILGYDICEENDTHDNNYINLESSNPYYLKSKIKKCDKSISWFDFKTKPII; encoded by the coding sequence ATGGTACGCgaaatcatatttttacatgttGGACAATGTGGCAATCAATTAGGTCATGAGTTTTGGTCTGTAGCAATTAAGGAacatttgaataaaaaaattaacgagAAAAGAGAATTGGTAGGAAAGCACAGTTTTATGAACGATTCTGCATCCtccttttttgaaaatgtgtataaaaattttaatttaaatcaAAAAGAAAGTTTAAAAGCCCGAGCCATATTAATAGATACAGAAACTGGAGTAGCAAATGAAATTATGAAAAGTTCCATTTCTCCATattttgatgaaaataacatttttacgCAACATTCAGGGGCAGGAAATAATTGGTCACAAGGATACATGTACTATGGAAAGATGTACGAAACATTAATAGATAAcataattagaaaaaatgtagaaaaatGTGATTCTTTAcaatctttttatattacatcaTCATTAGGAGGTGGAACTGGATCCGGCTTAGGTTCCTATATTTTAGAAATGTTATCTGAtaattataaacaaataaaatttagtaaCTGTGTATTTCCATCAGCTTGTGACGATGTAATTACATCTCCGTATAACAGTTTTTTTGCCTTAACAAAAATTCATGAATTTTCAAATTGCGTTTTACCTGTTTCAAATGATGCATTACTAGACAttttaaatagtaaaaaattgaaagaaaaaaaaaatgataaaaatgattattcAAAGATGAATAATATAGTAGCTAATGTAATTTTAAACTTAACTAGTTCTATGAGATTTGAGGGTTCATTAAATGTggatataaatgaaatatgtaCGAATTTAATTCCATACCccttttttaactttatgTTGTCCTCTCTAAGCCCTTGCGTAGAAACGGAAAATATTAGAACTTTTGATCACTTGttcaaaaatgttttaaatcGTAATAATCAAATGCTCATAGCCAACCCAAAGGATGGTCTTAGTTTATCCATGGCATTTTTAGTTCGGGGTAATATCAATATTTCAGATGTTACTAAGAATgtattgttaataaaaaataatttgaatatcCTCCGTTACAACAAGGATGCTACAAAAATAGGGTTATGTAATGTATCCCCATTAAATCAGCCGTACAGTTTATTATGTTTGATTAACTCGTGTGAAATAAGAAACAGTTTTCTGCAAATATTAGAAAGATTTAATAAATTGTTCAAAAGAAAGGCACACTTGCATCATTACTTGGAATATTTAACTATGGATGATATTTTagaatttaaagaaaaaatacaaaatttaatttttgagtatagttatattcaaaaaaattcattCTGCTCACCAAAGtttttaaatagaaatactataaatatattaggaTACGATATATGCGAAGAAAATGATACAcatgataataattatatcaaCTTAGAGAGTAGTAATCCGTATTATTTGAAgtccaaaataaaaaagtgcGATAAAAGTATTAGCTGGTTtgattttaaaacaaaaccaattatttaa